The nucleotide sequence CGGGCCCGGCCCGGTCCGACGTCGCTCTCGACGGCCGCAGGCGGGACCGGGTCGGGCGTGATAGCCGCCCGCGCCGCGAAGTCGGGGCCGGGTTCGACGAGCACGACGTCCATCACCCGGCGGCCGTGGACGCCGGTGCCGAGCTGGCGGGCGACCAGCCGGTCACCGTCCTCCAGGCGCGCACACAGCGACAGCTCGAACCCGAACTCGCGCACAGGGAAAGACTGGGGGCCGGCGGGGAAAAGCAGTACGCCCTGGCCGAGTTACTCCCCGACGCCCTCCTCGAGCTCGAAGGCGACCTCCACCTCGGCCTGGTACTCCCGTTCCGCCTGGTCCAGCTCGACGGCCTCGTTCTGGACGGATACCCACATCAGGTTGTCGAGCGTCGCCTCCGCGCGCTCGACCGCGTCGTCGACGGCACCTTCGAAGCTCTCGGAACTCTGTCCCACGAGCGTGATTTTCTTGAATACCATTGGTCTCGTCCACCGAGCGGTGGAGGTGAAAAAATGTTACTTGATAATATAAAACTACCGAACAGTGTGGCTCAGGCCTCGTCGTCGGCCCAGTCCCGCGAGCGTTCGACGGCCGCCCCCCAGCGCTCGTACCGGTCCTCGTACCCGCCGTCGGGGTCGAACTCGGCGTCGACCTGCCAGTTCGCCCGGAGTTCGTCGACGGTCTCCCAGTAGCCGACCGCCAGCCCGGCGGCGTAGGCGGCCCCGAGCGCGGTCGTCTCGTCGACCACCGGGCGGGCGATCGGGGTGTCGAGCACGTCGGCCTGGAGCTGGCAGAGGAAGTTGTTCTTGACCGCGCCGCCGTCCACCCGGAGCGCGTTCAACTGGAGGCCGGCGTCTGCCTCCATCGCGGCGGTCACGTCCCGGGTCCGGAAGGCGATCGCTTCCAGGGCGGCCCGGACGATGTGCTCGCGGCGGGTTCCCCGGGTGAGCCCGACCATCGTCCCCCGGGCGCGGCCGTCCCAGTGGGGGGCACCCAGCCCCGCGAACGCGGGCACGAAGTAGACTCCCTCCGTGGAGTCGACGCTGCGGGCGAGTTCGGCGGTCTCCCCCGGCGCGTCGACCAGGCCGACGTCCTGGAGCCACTCGATGGCCGCGCCGGTGACGAACACCGACCCCTCCAGAGCGTACTGCATCGGCTCGCCCGAGCGCTGGAAGGCCACTGTCGTCAGCAGGCCGTGGTCGCTCTCGACGGCCTCGCTTCCGGTGTTCAGCAGGACGAACGAACCGGTTCCGTAGGTGTTCTTGGCGTCGCCGGGCTCGAAACAGGTCTGGCCGAAGAGGGCTGCCTGCTGGTCACCCAGCGCTCCCGCCACCGGAACCTCGGCGCCCAGGAACCCCTCGGGGTCGGTGTGCCCGTAGTAGTCGCCGTCGCTGGAGGGGCGGACCTCGGGCAGGCAGGCCCGCGGGACCGAGAACTCCGCGAGCAGGTCGTCGTCCCACTCGCCGGCGTGGATGTCAAAGAGCATCGTCCGGGAGGCGTTGGTGACGTCGGTGACGTGGGCGCCGGTCAGCTTCCAGACCAGCCAGGAGTCGACCGTCCCGAACAGGACCTCCCCCGCCTGTGCCCGGTCGCGGACGTCGGCCGGACGGGTCCGCTCCAGCTTGATCGGGTCGGCGTTCTCGAGCAGCCACTCCAGCTTCGTCGCCGAGAAGTAGGGGTCCGGCTCCAGCCCCGTCGTCGCGCGGATCCACTCCGTTCGCCCCGCCGCCTCGAGTTCCTCGACCCGGTCGGTGGTGCGGCGGTCCTGCCAGACGATGGCGCGGTGGACCGGCTCGCCGGTCGCCCCGTCCCACAGGAGCGTCGTCTCGCGCTGGTTGGTGACGCCGATGGCCGCCAGCTGGTCGGGGACGAGGTCGGCTGCCGCCAGCGCCTCCCGGATGGTCGCCGTCGTGTTCTCCCAGATCTCGACGGGGTCGTGCTCGACCCAGCCGGGCTCCGGGTAGTACTGCTCGTGGCGCTCGTAGGCGTTCGCGACCACCTGTCCCCTGCGGTCGAAGACCATGAAGCGGGTCCCGGTGGTCCCCTGGTCGATGGCCCCGACGTAGGTCCCGTCCCCGCCCGTGTCCGCGATCCCGTTGCCGTCTCCGCCCGTTGGCTCCCCGGTCATGTGCGCGTGCGCTGCGTGCGGTTTCGTGACACGGTCTCTCTACCGGGCAGGTGGCGGGCACCCACATAAGCGTTGACGGTCCTGCACTCAGGCCCTCTCCGGACGTGTCCCTGCGGCCGGCCGAGTCCGGAACAGCAGGTTTATAGCCGCCAGGGGGGTACAGATAGCAAGACTGTCCTTCGATGTCAGCGAACAATCAACCGGAGGTGAACATCGGGCTCGTCGGCCACGTCGACCACGGGAAGACGACCCTGGTCCAGGCACTGAGCGGCGAGTGGACCGACCAGCACTCCGAGGAGATGAAACGCGGGATCTCCATCCGGCTGGGCTACGCGGACGCCACGCTGCGTGAGTGTCCGGGGCTCGACGAACCCGAACGGTACACCGTCGAGGAGGAGTGTCCGGACGGCTCGGCCAGCGAACCGCTCCGGACCGTCTCCTTCGTGGACGCGCCGGGTCACGAGACGCTGATGGCGACGATGCTGTCGGGCGCCGCCATCATGGACGGCGCGGTGCTCGTGGTCTCCGCCAGCGAGCCCGTCCCCCAGGCACAGACCGAGGAACACCTGATGGCGCTGGACATCATCGGGATCGACAACATCGTCGTCGCCCAGAACAAGATCGACCTGGTCGACCGCGAGCAGGCCCAGGAGAGCTACGAGCAGATCCAGGAGTTCGTCTCGGGGACCGTCGCCGAGGACGCCCCCATCGTGCCGGTCAGCGCCCAGCAGGGCGTGAACATGGACCTGCTCATCCAGGCCATCGAGGAGGAGATCCCCACGCCCGACCGCGACCCCGACGCGGACGCGGAGCTGCTGGTCGCCCGCAGTTTCGACATCAACCGCCCGGGGACGACCTGGGACGGACTGGCCGGCGGCGTCCTCGGCGGGTCGCTGGTCCAGGGCGAACTCGAGGCCGGCGACGAGGTCGAGTTGCGCCCGGGCCGGGAAGTCGAGGAGGGCGGCCAGACGGAGTGGCAGCCCGTCCAGACCACGGCCCGGTCGCTGCAGGCCGGCGGCGAGACCGTCGATTCGGCGACGCCGGGTGGGCTGCTCGGCGTCGGCACCGGTCTCGACCCCTCAGTCACCAAGGGCGACGCCCTGGCCGGCCAGGTCGCCGGCCCGCCCGGCACCCTGCCGCCGGTCCACCAGCAGTTCACCATGGACGTGGACCTGCTCGACCGGATCGTCGGCGAGGAGGCCGGCGAGGTCGAGGAGATATCGACGGGCGAGCCGCTGATGCTCACCGTCGGCACCGCCACCACCGTCGGCTCGGTCACCAGCGCCCGCGGGGGCGAGTGCGAGGTCGCGCTCAAACGCCCCGTCTGCGCCCGCCCGGGCGTCGGGATCGCCATCAACCGCCGGGT is from Salinirussus salinus and encodes:
- a CDS encoding dodecin — protein: MVFKKITLVGQSSESFEGAVDDAVERAEATLDNLMWVSVQNEAVELDQAEREYQAEVEVAFELEEGVGE
- the glpK gene encoding glycerol kinase GlpK, yielding MTGEPTGGDGNGIADTGGDGTYVGAIDQGTTGTRFMVFDRRGQVVANAYERHEQYYPEPGWVEHDPVEIWENTTATIREALAAADLVPDQLAAIGVTNQRETTLLWDGATGEPVHRAIVWQDRRTTDRVEELEAAGRTEWIRATTGLEPDPYFSATKLEWLLENADPIKLERTRPADVRDRAQAGEVLFGTVDSWLVWKLTGAHVTDVTNASRTMLFDIHAGEWDDDLLAEFSVPRACLPEVRPSSDGDYYGHTDPEGFLGAEVPVAGALGDQQAALFGQTCFEPGDAKNTYGTGSFVLLNTGSEAVESDHGLLTTVAFQRSGEPMQYALEGSVFVTGAAIEWLQDVGLVDAPGETAELARSVDSTEGVYFVPAFAGLGAPHWDGRARGTMVGLTRGTRREHIVRAALEAIAFRTRDVTAAMEADAGLQLNALRVDGGAVKNNFLCQLQADVLDTPIARPVVDETTALGAAYAAGLAVGYWETVDELRANWQVDAEFDPDGGYEDRYERWGAAVERSRDWADDEA
- a CDS encoding translation initiation factor IF-2 subunit gamma codes for the protein MSANNQPEVNIGLVGHVDHGKTTLVQALSGEWTDQHSEEMKRGISIRLGYADATLRECPGLDEPERYTVEEECPDGSASEPLRTVSFVDAPGHETLMATMLSGAAIMDGAVLVVSASEPVPQAQTEEHLMALDIIGIDNIVVAQNKIDLVDREQAQESYEQIQEFVSGTVAEDAPIVPVSAQQGVNMDLLIQAIEEEIPTPDRDPDADAELLVARSFDINRPGTTWDGLAGGVLGGSLVQGELEAGDEVELRPGREVEEGGQTEWQPVQTTARSLQAGGETVDSATPGGLLGVGTGLDPSVTKGDALAGQVAGPPGTLPPVHQQFTMDVDLLDRIVGEEAGEVEEISTGEPLMLTVGTATTVGSVTSARGGECEVALKRPVCARPGVGIAINRRVGARWRLIGYGTLQ